The DNA region TTATGTTGAATGAGGCGGATGCAGTCTTATAAAATCAGGTTCATCTCAATCCAATACTTTCGATATGGAGTATAAATTTATTCATAAAAATTCACTAAGATTATAGTAACAATTAGTAAGTGATCTGAaccataacttttaaaatataacAGGTTCAATGCTAATAACTTCTAAAGTTGAACATATAGAATTTAAATCTTGAATTCGCTATGTCCTCCGTATCATAGATTGTCTAAGACGAACTTGAAAGGAGGAGGTGCAAAATTCCAATAATTAGAGAAGACACCTTTCCACCGGAAATTAAAAAATCACATCCTGCACAAGTGTTGGAACTCAATTTGAACCTCTTGATTCAATACCCCGATGATATTGTTAATTTTGTTGAATCAGCTTCCAAAAAATCTCCTTGTCTAAACAATTGTGTAGCATTAAAGATTGATCACATCTAGCAAGACTCAAAAGTTGGACTGAAAAACTTGACTGCTGGTTTGGTACCCTCTCAAAAATTAAGTATCAGCATTATGAAAGACCAAAAATTAAACGGAAGTTAAAGTTGGGAAAAGAGTTTGGAAAAACTTAATCAAAACCAATATTTTCTTTGATTGAACCTAGTCAATGTATATAAAAGGCCTCCAGGGCCCAAATTTGAGTATACAAATTTCAAAAAACTTCTTTACCTAATATACACTTCTGCTCTGTACACTTCCAAGAAGTGAGGATAAAAACGAAGAATAAAAAAGATAGGGACAATTGATAACCCAATATATAAAGGCCATAAGCCAATTATGTTAAAGGGCTCTTAGCCTGTTATCGCTAAAGTAATTTTTATCTGTTGAGTGATGGCTCTTCCACTCGGCATTGTTGGATCACTAAGGCTGACTTTCATCCCTGCTCGAAATTTGGTGTAGGGAATTTCAGTCATTCCAACAAAGAAGCATGACGACACATCTCCTGATTATGTAAAACTTTGCCCTTTGCTCTCTAAGGACTCCTCCGAGCCCTCTGCTTGAGATCAACTTCCTCTTTGAACTTCTcatgttgttgctgctgctcatcatcttcattatgTTTAGCTTAATTAATCGCGACGAAAATCAAGAAACAAAAATAGGCTCTTTGAAGGAATTCTTGTATACAAAAGAAGAGTGATGGTTGTGTTCTAGATTCTTGATTCTTtgaattttgatgttgttgtgaaGAGTATGTATTGAAGAGACAAGTTTCTGAATGGGGAAAGTGCAAGTCCAAGAAGAGGCTCTTATAGGCTGTTTAAAGTGTGGTCCTAACTTGTACTGGTCGAGTCAAGAACCAAATACCGGTCCCACTTTCTAATGGCAACTCCCCCTTACCCCTCtgccccaccccccccccccctctcccccccGCCCCCAAAAAAAAACGGGTAATACGAACAACCATATTCTTTGTCCTCTCTATCTTCAACCTAATAAGTACGTATTGGGAGAGTATTTTTCTATTAATATGTATGTAACATCATGAttgatataaatatatattgaGAGAATATTTTTTCTATTATTTTGTATGTTACATCTTGTCTGATCAATGTTTTGGAAGACAAAATCAGAATCTGTTTAGACTAGTGCAAGCTTGAATATTTTTGTCGAGACGGTTATGTGAGAAAATTGTTTATGAACAATGCATTAATTTGCTGACTTtaattttatatatttatgtgtatTGTTATACACCTAGATATTTAGATTAaatttgtacaattttaaattcgTAATTTACATGTAGTGTAATGTAATTCTCATAAACTGTCCACTggtatttatttttaaatatactATTAATAAAATAAAGATTACATCCACGAATTTTTCAATAATGCTTTGTCCCAATGATAAGCCATCTTGTATCCCTACATTTTAAAACCCCTATCGAGCAACGATTATTaccaaacaaaaaaagaaaaagatattaAGCAAATTGTGACTGTTTTTGTTTACATTGTAGTGTTTAGAGGTGTAAAATTGCTTGCATGTAGCAacaaccaaattgcacgacgaagTTACAGCGGAAGAAATATCTAAATCAAAatttcccacactatttgaaccaagagaagacaataaccactagcacaaatggaaattcGGGAAGCAACTATACCagcaataaaatagcaaagcaagcaaaaataaattgaATGCAAAAGACActaaatttacgtggtaaaaccccttcaaggtgaagagaaaacatccacgggacctttGGCCCACAAAAGCTCtactataatcaacaagagttacaacaatgttctccaaatggatACAACATCAATGCCAAACACGGagaaacaatacataaaagatagaaccaaaactagtgaagaaaggagagaaatcaccccccaaaacgagctactgttcgtactcaaAAACTGGAGCTATAGATCACAAAATTCAATCTCGACCGCtgaaatcgaagaaccagatgttgagaaccccaGTTCAAATTTGAGAAGGATCGAGCGGTTAACGAATCGAGAAACACTGTTTGAAGAGAACTGCtatagcagaaaatttctggacgaaaatctgcaCTTCCCTCTtactttttctctctatatggtcactatgaattcactcttgtgttttTAAATACGACCTAAGTTAATCCTATATATAGTGGATTTTAGGACAAAAGTGGgttggtccaaattggattgggttttattaattcaAATCCGCATAgaaagggaaaacccaaaaactcAACAATTCTCCCCCTCCTGACTATGTGGGGGAGACCGCCATCCCGGCAATCATGTAACACTCTTCAAACTTTCCTCTTGGCAAAGATTGAGTCAAAGCCATTATCATCGGTGTGAATCTTTTCAAGTTCAAGCAACTTAGAATCCAACACATCTCTAATCCAATGGTATCTCATGTCAATATGTTTCAACCTACCATGAAATGTAGATTTCTTGCCAAGATGAATAGCATTTTGACTGTCGCAATAAAGCACATACCACTCTTGAGGAAAGTCAAGTTTCTCCATAAATCTCTTTATCCAGAGCAACTCTTTACAAGTTTCAACGATAGCAATAAGCTCAGCTTTTGTAGTTGATAGAACAATACATTTTTGCAACCTAGATTGCCAAGACATAGCTCCCTCTGCATAAGTAATCAAGTAGCCCGAAGTAGATTTGCGAGTATcaatatcaccagccatatctgAATCAGTGTAACCACAAAGAATAGGCTTCCCTGTCCTAAAGAACAAACTTAGACTAGAAGTGCCACAAAAATATCTCATAACCAACTCACTTCACAACATTCCAATGCTTTCTTCCTGGATTAGAAAGAAAACggctaacaataccaacaacatgaGAAATATCTGGTCTTGTACAAATCATCGCTTACATCAGACTGCCAACAGCTGAAGCGTAAGGAACTTTCTTCATACCTTTCTTCTCATCATCACTAGAAGGACACCGCTTTGTGCTCAATTTGAAGTGCATAGCTAAAGGTGTACTGACAACCTTAGTTTTGtccatgttgaacctgcgaagTACTTTCTGAATGTACTTCTCTTGTGATAACGACAACCTCTTGGCATTTTTATCACGAACAATCTGCATACCAAGAATCTACCTTGTTGGTCCCAAGTCTTTCATAGCAAAAGACTTATTCAACTCTTGCTTCAACTTCTGAATTCTGCAAAGCATTCTGACCAACAACAAACATGTCATCGACATAAAGCAATAGAATCATAAAGTCACCATCAAAAAATTTTTGCACAACAACACAATGATCTGAAAAAGTCTTCTTGAAGCCTTTTTAACTCATAAAAGAACCAAACTTCCTGTACCACCGCCTGGTAGCTTGTTTTAAACCATACAAGCTTTTCTTCAATTTGCAAACATAATACTCTTTACCTTTGACCTCAAAACCTTCTGGCTGCTCCATATAAATTTCTTCATCTAAGTCACCATGGAGAAAAGCAGTCTTAACATCCATTTGCTCAACCTCTAAATCTAGACTTGCAGCCAAGCCTAGAACAACCAGAATGGATGACATCTTCACAACTGGAGAAAAGATTTCAGCAAAATCAACTCCCTTCTTCTGATTAAATCCCTTGAcaaccaatctagccttgtatcgtggaactgggttaccatcttcatgtttcaTCCTAAAAACCCAcctatttttcaaagtttttaTGTCTCTAGAAAGCTTAACTAGATCAAATATATGATTATCACGcaaggatttaatctcatcttacatagcatcaaaccacctttctttttcttcactatccatggcctcatcaaaactttcaagttctcccccatcagtcaagagtacaaactcattAGGAGAATAACGAGATCAAGGTACTTTATCTCTAgtagatcttctgagagaactctctgGACCATCAATACCCACatcatcttccactggagcatcaaCAATATCAGACTAGTCATTTTGAACATGATCACTATCTTTAACTTGATCTTCATTAGTTTGAAGATTGTTACAGGCTATGCGTCCACAAAACACAGTatatggagggacctggttgtataccagttcccttatacagtgcagtacgagaatcaacacaacatttttacgtggaaaactccttactcaagggattaaaaaccgcgatgtaccccagtaggatttcaactccactagccgagcaacttcatattacaaccggatttaagctaggaattaactctcaTAATCCCTCATCCTTACAATAGCCCAATCGTAACCTTCACCTTGACTACTCTTAGCCAAataaactaatacacctagactaattctagcctagtgtaccactcaaatgCACCTTTTGATAATTCAACAccatgactaactctagccacccACATACTAATACACCTAAACTAAATTTAGcgtagtgtaccactcaagagcttgtggaagcaaccttgagaatttagaacactTACAACTAGCTTCCGTTTatagaagagtaggtttacaatgtaGCATAAAAGAATAAAGACTCAACTACCTAAGGAcctaatgttacaccccggaaaatgttcgttcgcgcacagtggatcgactggcgaaggacaatttcgagtatcgaactagtgatgtcttaatgatatttaggagaagaattataattccccttatgttggtaatgaagtgccaagtaagtttcaagaaggacccataagccaaatatgggcataagccatccaaaaagggcgagttaaggaaacactttcggaggatctggtttgtaggggtcaaaactccatttttaagtcggcatttgggaaaaacaccacagtatgaaagttgtagataattgaaagatcgttccaaccataggtcgtgagccctcacatcatatcgggatcaaaagttatggccattttacgacagacagttcatcacgttctggcatgacatgcgactcgcacttggtgtcgcatgttcgacatgcgactcgcacttggtgtcgcatgttgtgccagtccagaatcttctggacaattatatatagacccaatttcATTTCTAACTCATTTTTTTCCACCATTTTAGTCCTAAAACCTCTGGAA from Lycium barbarum isolate Lr01 chromosome 10, ASM1917538v2, whole genome shotgun sequence includes:
- the LOC132614409 gene encoding small polypeptide DEVIL 6-like — its product is MKMMSSSNNMRSSKRKLISSRGLGGVLREQRAKFYIIRRCVVMLLCWND